Within the Dermacentor silvarum isolate Dsil-2018 chromosome 8, BIME_Dsil_1.4, whole genome shotgun sequence genome, the region AAGAAAGCAGGTCTGTACGTTTCTAACACAGGACttcatgaaataaaaaaaaaaaaacgcccctgtaccgtgcaattggatgcacgttaaaaaaaaaaaaaaacccaggtgcTTAAAAtttcatccggagtcccccactacggcgtgcctcagccATATCGCGGTTTTTACACGTAAACTGCAGAAAGTAATTTAGTTAACTTTAATTATTGTTCGTACCATTCGCAGCATGCACGACTTCGATGACAACAACATGCTTGACGGCTGGGAGCTGCTGACCGCGATGAAGCACATGGGGACGCACGGCCATGGTAAGGACGAAGCCGAGACCGGAATCAATGAGACAGTTGGTAAGTGCCAAGATAAATTGGAACTGGAAGATGTGCTTCACTGTCGCGCTTCCCTTCTTTTACtgcaccaaaactgttacgagcTGGGATATTGGGATACCCATGTAATGTCACGGTTCGTTCTAACGTCACAGCTCCCTGTAACATCAAAGCTCCTTGTATTACCATCACGTTCGAAGACTCGGAAAAGAAAAGAATGTAGGAAGAAAAGTTCATCAATTTACGTGCATTGAAACAAGAACCCAATGGCTCCTAAGCGAGTGCTCAACTACTTCTCCACAAACAACgttgcctttttctttcttctctttattAAATGGGAGTAAGACATTCTATAGGAAAAACAAATCActacaaaaatttaaaaaatgtagGTAACTCTGAACACATGTGCTCCAAGGTCATTCTTGAGCTACATACACACTGCGAATGTAAGCAGCACATTCCCGAAAGAAAGACCGTGTGTTTCGCGCTACTTCAGCATGTATGTCGCACAACGGGTCCTCTCTTCAGCATATTAACTCTATGCTCTCTccatccttttctttttcctggcaGCAGCCATCAGACCTGCTCAGATGCATTCGCCCCCACTTTCCCCATGTGCCAGTACATTTCTTTCCCTATAACCGTGGAGTACGATAACGCACTTTCTTTAAAGCACTGAGCAGAGGTTGCATTCACGCATGCGCAAACACTGGAGTCGGAATCTGTAAAGGATGCCTTTAAATGAATGCGAATGCATATCAGCGGGAGTGGTCGCTACTGCAAGGACCAGCAAAAGGGGGTAAGAAGCGTCTCCGTCGCGTCGAAAACGATATCCGACGGCATAGGTACACCACAGTCTTTCGTTATCGTCATGTGTACCGTGTGTCCCACCGCAGTTAACATTATCCAAGCTGTTCACTAAAAGGAAAagcggtgcaagatacaattctAAGATCTACGGTATTTGGTTGTCAGAGgtgtgacgaccgaacaccgtagggtTTAGTATTGTCTTGCAccgtgttataattttctttttatttgttgaagagcttggctaacgttatagctgggacaccctgtatagctccTACAACCTCTTAATTTGGTGGTTGGAGTGGACGGGTCACGCTTGCAATGTCGGCGGTGATCCTGTGACGGTTCATTGCCGCATCTAATCTTGACTCTTCGGCGACTGCACGCATTTCAGAGGCCGTGGACGCCCTGATGCACTTTGACAAGAACGATGACGGATTCCTGGAGTACGCTGAACTTCGCTCTTCCTCTGACGAACCATAGAAGGCTGACCTCGTCACGTGAAACCTACGGTGTCATCGTTTTTCCTCCATGTTGTGATTTACAGTATTTAAGGATGGTGTGGTCACGGCATACAGTTTGTGCGAGCGTCATCTTAACGAAACGCATCCTCATTGAACCGAGCTTCTGATGTCTCCAGGTTGTTTAAAATTACGTGGATTATAAGCAAGGAGCGAAGTTGGCAGCTTTGGCGGTTTTATTCCCCCAGTGTATTGGTTGTTTTATATGTTTTGAAGTCACGCGGAATGAAGTTTATTTTAGCGAGTTGTCAAACCTTTTAGTTTTTAAGGTATCTGAGATAAGGTTCAAGCTGTAGATCATCAGCTCTCATCACACTTCTTTCATTTAAAAACGAAATCTTCGAAGCGGTGTTAATTATCATTTAAGTAATCAAAAGCCTTGCCAACGACGTGATCGCCACAAATATTATCTGAGGTGCTCGCTTACGTATAATCGCGATACAAATGTGATTCCACTGTCACTACTTCTGGCATTAGTTTCTGCCAAATTTTTTGTGCATCTGCCATATAAACTTTGTAGCGGAGCTcaaaaataaacatttcattgttTCCTCGTCTGCCcgttattaatttttttttcgtgcaactGGGGCCTAAAATTGAATGGGTCTGTAAGGTCCTTGTGAATGTTCGCCTTGGTTCACTTATGAATGCGTTCTTTTTGTTTAGTTAAAGTGCGGGCTCGCTCGCCTTCTCTGGAGTTCTTCCCGTGTTTGTGGATGTGTTGCCTTGTAATGTTGTGCTATTGGCTCGCACTCGAGCTGCTTCCTGAGGCCGGTGGCGGGATGCAGTTCGGCGAAGAAGGGAGCGGCGGGGGGTTCTTGCGCACTGCTCCTTGCGAGCACCATAAATCACTCAGCGTGCCGCGGCATCTGGAGCAGGGAGTTTTTGGGGAGTGTTTGGGTTGGGGGCGAGGCGGCTCGGGCTCGGGTGGTTTGAGTAGCCTCCCCCCCCCAACTTCCAGCCGGTGTGAGTTGTAGGGACACATGGTCCCGGGGCTGGGGTTGCGAGAGTGCGTGGTTAAGCGGGCAGTGCAGTCTGAGACTTGGGAGACAACGGACCGATCTCCCGAGTGCCCGATCGGAGCGACGGACTGCCCTCGAGGCTGAACCACATTCATTAACCATGTGTACTCGCTTTCTTTGTTGACTACATACTCGCAGTGTAACCTGTAATGTCTGTCTGCGATTAAATTTAGTTCGCATTACGGACTTGCACGATCTCGAGTCTCGGGATACCAAAGCACGATAACAATGCAGCAACTTAAGAATAGCCGACAACGACAACAAACTAAAACACCAAGAAATAAGAACCCAGCAGTGGAGCAAAAAGGAAAGCTTACTGGGCCTGCAGCACACGTTCTTAAATTCGTTCCttattctttttatttaattAGTTTCCGGCAGTACTCGCTCTGCATTACTCGTGGTGACCGGAATCAATACAAAAAGGCTGTCATCCTCGGGGACGTAGCAAGTACTTGGCTGTtgggaaagggaggggggggggaggcagggcaCTGCTTATTTTCCGGCAGCTGCACTGTGCGGTCATGTTTTAAGTTTGTATTCGCGATGATTCGTTACCTTCCCATTCGCCGGCCCTTACTATAGTGACTAGACAAGAAATCGCAATGACTCCGAAAATTAAAATtagcacgcccccccccccccccccccccccatcgtgATCTCCCCTAACACTGGAGTCATATTATCCGCTCATTAGAATGgattacatcggcatctacagcgcGCACACACAGGGAAATAATAATGGTGACATTGTGTCATTGTTTGGCGTAGAACTGAAAAACCCCGCCGACCTACGCACACGTCGCTAATACACGTTTCAAGAACGCCCCGCGTGACCGCCGCTTAAGTTTAGTAACTTATCAACAGCGTCATTAGAGATCTATGAATGGCGCAAATCGACTATACACTTTAACTACATGAAATATGTTCTACAAAGCGCGGAAATCGAGCCGGTGCTGTGGCTCCGCGTTCAAGCTTCCCGCTTCTCGCAGCTGGTGCCGCGCCCGTATCCAGAGCCGAAGCCGCGGCTGCAGCCAAAGCTGACGCTGTCCAGCTGGGCCgacgctgctgcggctgctgtcgCAACTGTCGCTACGGCTGGCAATGACGTCAGTCCCTATCGGAGGAAGAGAGCTGATGAAGGATTGTCGGTGGGTGTAAGCGCCGCCGAAGGCTGGAGACAAGCACCGCCGCTTACTTTCCTTACTCTCTCCCTCTCGTGCGCTCTGTCGCCCTCTTCCTCTTTTCGCGAGTTTCGTCTTTCTCTGGGCACGCCTCAAAGAGATGATGGTGGGCAGAGCTGTCTGCCGCTAGCGTTCGCAACGGCCACGCGTCGAGCCGCCACCACTGCGCGATCTccacgtgtgtttgtgtgtgtgtgcatatttGTGCGttcatgcgcgcgcgcgcgcgatcgcGCTGTTTCCCCCACGTGGCCTCCCATGCCTGCGTGGCGTTCGTCGCTTGGCTTCGGCAGCTGCTGTCAGGGTTCGAAGCGCGTGAATCTTGAGGCACGGCTGCCGCGTAAACGTTCGGGCGCTCAAACTCGTCgacgaagcggcggcggcggagcgaGTCTGTCTTTGCGGTAGGCACTCGGAAGCGATTTTCCTGCCTACAGTGTTTGGACATTGTGCTGAGCGGACGGCAGCTGTTTTTGTGACCTCGTcgtgaaaagcaagaaaaaaacatGCAGACCCTCGCGAGCTGGGGCTTTTGTGCGACTGTTTTGTTCGCCGCTGTCGCGGCCGACCTGCCCCCTGATGCCCAGACCGGCGCGGCAGCTGAGCTACGCAAGAAGTGGTCGGCGGTGGAAGTTGCCCGCGACTTGGGGTGAGTGCACTAAAGTCGACATGCTCTCACGTCGTCATAAGTTAACGCCGTAACGCTGCAGGGTATTCACTTCAGAGGGcctgttttgtttgtaattttctCTAAATGTTTACCAGAAACAGATCTGTTCCCAGTGGATCTAAAGAACTGTTTGCACTTTTATCTGCATGTTAAAGGTGGGAATAGGACAAACGAAAGAGAGGTGACAACCACGCATGATTATGTTCGCATTTCTTGTGCCTGTACTGCTGCCAAGTTTCCCGAGCTATAATTTACTAAGCACGGCCGTGATGGCGTGCGGTGACGACAAAGTCGCAATATCGAGCTCTGGTCTGTTTGGGCAAACGGAGGCAAAGTAGTTGCAAGGCTGGAGTCACCCGCGGTTTTACCTCTGCGTAATGAAGGAGATTTCGTACTACTGTTtgcacgatatatatatatatatatatatatatatatatatatatatatatatatatatatatatataaagtactATCACTCAAGTGGCGCTAGAAAACAAACTAAGCGGCGCATCCATGTTTTTCAAACAAACGCTGAGCTTTCAGAGCTGTCGTGCATTTGGCAGCCGGTTATGCTGCGATTCACACGTCGCAATTTCAAGCAAATAGACATGACGGCTTTTTTCCCCCCTTATTTCCTTCACGTGAGAGTTTCATTTCGGCGTGACAACACGTCGTACGAGTTAGAAATGCTATCTTTGCCTGAAACCCAGGAGAAATAGCCAGACGTCGATTTATTCAATACGCTGCGTGCCACTCGTGAGTGCTAAACATATGTGTTAGGGGCTGtgtacttcaaaaaaagaaaaagaaaagaaaatgtaaaaaaaattaaataaaaaacgCGATTTTGTGCGTCTGTTTCATTCGAAACTTTAGTATACGTCGCTTTCGACGTGTCCGACCTTTTCCTTGCCGACTGAGCTACGCGCATATTGAATTTAGCAAGGCTGTTTTGTGTGTCTGTTCTaggcactttctttttttcttttcatccgGCGTCAAGGCTAATTGCAGAACTAAAAAAATATTGAAGGCCCCTAGTGATAAAAGGCATGGCGATAATTAGCACTAGTCGGAGCACTAACAGCTTTATTGGCGGCGGCCAGATACTATCTTCTTGTTAATTTTACCCGCCAcgatggcttagcggctatggtgttgcgctgctaagcacgaggtcgcgggatcaaatcgcggccgcggcggcctcatttcgttGGGAGCGAAACGCAGGAACGCCGgagtcccgtgcattgggggcatgttatAAGATCatctggtggtcgaaattaatccggagtcccccactccgCGGCGTGACAACGCCACAAAGCAGCTTACGGACTGTTGTGCCTTAGAATACAAACTTTTCTCTTCACTTACTTCTTTTGtatgcattttgtttccagtCATATTAGAAAGGACGTCGCAAAGATGGTTGAACTTGGAAACGCCGGAGTAATGTCGCAGGATGAATTGTCATTCTACTATTTCAGGTAAGTAACCAAACGGTACCACCTTGTGCCTGTAGCCTGCGCAATAAGATGTTCGCGCATTAAAACCGTTGCGTCGCGCTGTGTACTTTAGCTGTGCATTAGGATtgctattattgcgataacaattatatggacactccaggcgcatttatgccgttggcgtcgccgtgaggttccgtataaagtccaagggcgataaaaacgtcgccgcgcgccgtatgctgtatgtgcgagtgaaagcgtaccgCGTctcacccccgtattcagaaatgcaacttcgcttcaagtccgtacttgacttgaattaagtgacgcctattgtgaacatgccctggacgttctttgcgtttgcttcggcgtgttcacaataggcgtcacttaattcaagtcaagcacggacttcaagcgaagttgcatttcggAATACGGGGGTCAATCTCGCCCGctcgaaagggaggaaagcgggcaagAAGTGCGCCGTtgtctgtcgcgcgcgaggcacccaatgTTAGCGAGGCGCCAGGGGTAGGGGAAGGAGGGGGGTGTCGTTTTACTCCGGCTGTAACGGCTGCAACTGCgcatgcggcggctgcgcgctgtCGCGCGGCTTATCTTGAGTGCGATCTGCGTTGGCGGCACAGTCTAtgtgcgtcggcggctcatagctttgtgcgtgccgtgttctcggtttccgttgaagcgatagactgcaggAAGGTCACTTCGCACGCTGCTGTTCTcacgtttcctcacgccagcattttgacagcgagtgtccgcggtcatggagtgggatgtgttcatgtttgccgtgtgcgctgacaccatgtttgttaatttagttagcaagcgaaggTTTACAAGTCACaaaagtactatccttaattcgtgtggctctctgctaatttgctatcgcattcgatgcttcgcctttcgggcgaaactgcgacttaaaAAAAATGCGACCGCTTTGACCCTTCAGTGAAAGCGAAGGTATTTTAACATTTTGTGGCATTCGTTACAAGATAGCGAGCGGGAGGCATTCACAGAATCTGTGGTTTCTTCGTGCGCGATGATATAGAAGGTTAGTTACACCTCTACTCACAGTAGGAAGCCCCCCGGACGAAACATTTGTATCGTAGGCTGTTTTGTGATGTGGCACACCAgcatttcagtttcagtttactTGTCCTGCTTATTTACAGGAGCGGGAGCAGAAGCTAAAGGCTGTACAGTCTGACAAAGGCTTCTGCTCCTAATGCAGTGCGACACGCAGATCGATGAGCAGAAGCATGCAATAATCGCATGGCGATCAAAATGAGCAagtacacacgcgcacacacaaacacgctaTGGACACTGTATATacaatgttatatatatatatatatatatatatatatatatatatatatatatatacagggtgcttcattttagctgcaccaaatctttaaaaatagcctgtggcagatagcacaattataatccttgatctaaactacgcgatgaggcggccattacttccacgagaaatcaaaacgcctaattgagtaattagcataattacgctagttaactttttaattaatgattt harbors:
- the LOC119460730 gene encoding multiple coagulation factor deficiency protein 2 homolog, which encodes MQTLASWGFCATVLFAAVAADLPPDAQTGAAAELRKKWSAVEVARDLGHIRKDVAKMVELGNAGVMSQDELSFYYFRMHDFDNNNLLDGQEMMAAMFHTSHHDDGDHADERIEIIPEVDIASYVDSALLADKNHDGYISYPELRASDLAKQHT